The Manis javanica isolate MJ-LG chromosome 14, MJ_LKY, whole genome shotgun sequence genomic interval TTCTATGCGGCCTCTCAGCACTCTTGGGTCAGGTGACATGTTGCTACCCAGGTGTCACCCACAGGGTGAACAGCTCTGCCAATAGTAGCCAGGGCAGGGGACTGACAAGATGCCAGCCTGAGGTTGCTCTCTCACTGCCTCTGCTCCCAGGCCAGGATGGAATAACTGGGCTGAGGCTAGCTCTGGGAGCTCAGAAGGGACAGGAGTTAAGGCCGTACACCTCACTCCCTTCCCTCAGGAAAGGAACCTTTGGGGCCTTTGTCCATCCTGGGTATGCCCGCATCTTTGCTCCCGTGCAATCCAGGCACCCCACAAGGGGCCAGGGGAAATTCCCCTTGGGCCCTGAACTTCCCCTGGACTGCAGGTAGGCCCTGCATTTCCTGGGGTTTGCCTCACCCCTGACCTCATTCATGAGCACCAGAGCAATACCAGCGTGGTAGCAGGGGCTGCTCCCTCTCTGGAGGGGCCCATTGTTACAAATCTGTTAACAAAGAAACCCTTTGGGGCCCTGAACAGCCACAGTCCTGAAGGTCTCTCTCTATGCAGTCCTCCAGTGCCCTACACTGAGACCTTTCCCCTCGGGGCCCTGGCGGGGCACTCACCTGAGTGGGGGGACAGTGCTGCTTGTAGTGGCTGGCCATGACGGTCAAGGGGCCTGCGAGGGTCTTGAGTCCGCCCTGCAGGCCCTGCTTGTACAGCTCCAGGCGGGTCTGCAGGCATGTCGGCTCCTGTGGGAAATGTCCATCCCTTGGTGAGCAGTGGCCACGTGCCCTCCAGTGGGCACAGGACACCCTCCTCATCACTCCGTCCTGCTCTTACCCCTGTGACCCAAGAGTAGGGCCTGGGAGGGGCACAGGATGATGCCTGATAGTCTCAGGCAGAGCCCAGTCACATACTGCCCTGTCCCTCTTACCCGCCTGTCCCCTGGGAGCCCTGGCCCCTTGCATACTAGGGATGTCCACGGCTGCTAAGCTGGTAAAGGAGCTCACATGACTGCCTCAGGGCAGAGCCAGTGGCCTCCTGAGCACCCCTCCTGGCAGCCAGCTGACTGGAGAGAAAGTGGACAACACTGTGGGGGTCCATCTAAGATGCCACCACCGCCCACCCCTGCAAAGCAGAAACCTCTGGGAAGGTGTGTCAGAGAGAAGCATCTTACCTGGGGGTCAAACATGTCAGAGATGACTTTTACTGTTCCATTCTGtagaaaaggaaaattcatgTTACTCAGATGATAGGCAGGGCAAGTCAGGGCCAGCAAGGTGGCCCGGGCATGGCCCTTACTCCCTCCCTCGCTCACCATTGCAGCATCAGTACCACCGCTCTTGTTCAGAAGGCTCAGGGCCTCCTTGATGGCATTCACATGTTGCCAGGGCCGGGTGACAGGGCTGGGTGTGCGGGTGGGCGCTGAAATGCTGCAGACCACAGTGCCCAAGAGAATCAGGTTCTGCAGCCACATCCTCC includes:
- the CSF2 gene encoding granulocyte-macrophage colony-stimulating factor; translated protein: MWLQNLILLGTVVCSISAPTRTPSPVTRPWQHVNAIKEALSLLNKSGGTDAAMNGTVKVISDMFDPQEPTCLQTRLELYKQGLQGGLKTLAGPLTVMASHYKQHCPPTQETSCATQIITFQSFKQNLKDFLFIIPFDCWEPVRR